TACATGGTCGGGTATAACAAGTCGACCGTTTTCTTTCGTTATTTTCATATCTATTTACCTATTTCACCTAATTATTTACTATTCAAAGCAGATCCTGCACGGAACCAGCCTATTTGTTGTTCATTATAGGTGTGTAATACCTCAAAACTTTCCTGACTACCATCTTCGTGCTGCACAATTGCCATTAACGATTTCCCGGGAACAAAAGATCCAATACCTACTATTGAAATCTTATCTCGTTCCTGGATCCGATCATAATCTGCTTTATTAGCAAAAGTGACAGCAAGCATTCCTTGTTTTTTCAAATTTGTTTCGTGAATACGTGCAAAACTCTTTGCAAGAATTACACGTACGTTTAAGAAACGCGGTTCCATAGCCGCATGTTCACGGGAAGAACCTTCGCCGTAATTCTCTTCGGCGACAACTATAGAAGGGATATTTTCCGATTTATATTGTTTTGCCACAGCAGATACTGCATCATATTCTCCTGTCTGGCGGTTATAAACAGAGTTTGTTTTGCCGTTGAAAGCATTGACTCCTCCCATAAGCATATTATCCGAAATATTTTCCAGATGTCCGCGGAAGCGAAGCCATGGACCAGCCATTGAAATATGATCGGTGGTACATTTACCTTGTGCTTTGATTAGCAACGGCATGTTCAGCAGTTCATTACCATCCCAAGCCGGGAAAGGTTGAAGAACCTGCAAACGTTTTGATTCAGGATTGATCTTTATATCAGCTGCAGCACCTGTTGGAGCTACATATCCGTTATCACCCTGAGCAAAGCCTTCTGAAGGAAGATTATTTCCTTTTGGTTCTTCCAGTTTCACTTGTTCACCATCAGCATTTGTCAATGTATCCTTTAACGGATTAAAACAAAGATCTCCCGCAATGGTTAATGCCACTGTCAGTTCCGGAGAAGCAACAAAAGCATAAGTATTTGGATTACCATCAGCTCGTTTGGCAAAATTACGGTTGAAAGAAGTCACAATTGCATTCTTGCGGGTTGGATCATCAGTGATTCTTTTCCATTGACCAATACAAGGTCCGCATGCATTTGCCATAATTGTTCCACCCACAGATTCAAATGTATCAATCATTCCGTCTCTCTGAGCAGTAAGGCGGATTTTTTCAGATCCCGGATTAATAATCAACGGAGATGCTACTTTCAGTTTCTTATCTATAGCCTGACGAGCAACTGAAGCCGCACGGCTAATATCCTGATAAGAAGAGTTTGTGCAGGAACCAATTAATCCTACCTCCATCTTTCGTGGATAATCATTTGCTATTACTTTAGCTGCAAATTCAGATATTGGTGTTGCAGCATCCGGAGTAAACGGGCCATTAATATATGGTTCTAAAACAGACAAATCTATTTCGATAATACGGTCGTAATATTTTTCCGGAGCTTCAAGAACTTCCGGGTCTGCTTGCAAATGGGCAGCAATACTATCGGCCATATCAGCTATTTCAGCACGTTCCGTTGCACGAAGGTACTCTGACATTTGAGCATCATAAGCAAATAAAGAAGTAGTAGCTCCCACTTCAGCTCCCATGTTACAGATAGTTGCTTTCCCTGTAGCAGAGATAGATGTCGCTCCTTCTCCAAAATATTCTATAATAGCATTGGTTCCGCCTTTTACAGTAAGGATTCCAGCTAATTTTAATATCACATCTTTCGGCGAAGCCCATCCATTCAGTTTACCGGTCAGTTTAACACCTATCAGTTTAGGCATTTTAAGTTCCCACTCCATTCCGGTCATCACATCAACTGCATCAGCGCCACCAACTCCAATGGCAATCATACCTAAACCACCGGCATTAGGAGTATGCGAATCTGTTCCAACCATCATTCCGCCAGGGAATGCATAGTTCTCCAATACCACCTGATGAATAATTCCGGCACCCGGTTTCCAGAAGCCAATTCCATATTTAGAAGAAACATCGTGAAGGAAATCATAGACCTCCTTATTTGT
This genomic interval from uncultured Bacteroides sp. contains the following:
- a CDS encoding aconitate hydratase; the encoded protein is MVHDIEMLKSFYGSFEERVAFSRNKVGRAITLAEKILYAHLYDANQITTYKRGEDYVNFRPDRVAMQDATAQMALLQFMNAGKSKSAVPATVHCDHLIQAYKGADVDIATATDTNKEVYDFLHDVSSKYGIGFWKPGAGIIHQVVLENYAFPGGMMVGTDSHTPNAGGLGMIAIGVGGADAVDVMTGMEWELKMPKLIGVKLTGKLNGWASPKDVILKLAGILTVKGGTNAIIEYFGEGATSISATGKATICNMGAEVGATTSLFAYDAQMSEYLRATERAEIADMADSIAAHLQADPEVLEAPEKYYDRIIEIDLSVLEPYINGPFTPDAATPISEFAAKVIANDYPRKMEVGLIGSCTNSSYQDISRAASVARQAIDKKLKVASPLIINPGSEKIRLTAQRDGMIDTFESVGGTIMANACGPCIGQWKRITDDPTRKNAIVTSFNRNFAKRADGNPNTYAFVASPELTVALTIAGDLCFNPLKDTLTNADGEQVKLEEPKGNNLPSEGFAQGDNGYVAPTGAAADIKINPESKRLQVLQPFPAWDGNELLNMPLLIKAQGKCTTDHISMAGPWLRFRGHLENISDNMLMGGVNAFNGKTNSVYNRQTGEYDAVSAVAKQYKSENIPSIVVAEENYGEGSSREHAAMEPRFLNVRVILAKSFARIHETNLKKQGMLAVTFANKADYDRIQERDKISIVGIGSFVPGKSLMAIVQHEDGSQESFEVLHTYNEQQIGWFRAGSALNSK